From Erigeron canadensis isolate Cc75 chromosome 8, C_canadensis_v1, whole genome shotgun sequence, one genomic window encodes:
- the LOC122609817 gene encoding uncharacterized protein LOC122609817 isoform X3, protein MILYRGLDASNIKSFVEQVLVKGKPWDIAEPEPVTGSYVFVCAHLKHDKWAAVCGPPLIERFNEEVEVKGLNNQVFVNPCSYIVGIAYAGNLIIFSAAKDGKVSGHWYGYVTPDDVPELLDQHIMKGEIIKRISRGPMGLIDIRGRMRRRMRILGVKGKSITSEKENVDFTGQMRTPDVKNKSITSEKENVGFFTRKWKKLDIFAVVVVGVVASVAVSYIQRKRLY, encoded by the exons ATGATCTTGTACAG GGGTTTGGACGCTTCAAACATTAAAAGCTTTGTCGAGCAAGTACTTGTTAAGGGTAAACCATGGGATATTGCAGAACCGGAGCCTGTGACAGGTTCATATGTATTTGTGTGTGCTCATCTCAAACACGATAAATGGGCAGCTGTTTGTGGACCACCTTTAATTGAGAGGTTCAATGAGGAGGTTGAAGTGAAGGGACTGAATAATCAGGTGTTTGTGAATCCTTGCTCATATATTGTGGGGATCGCATATGCAGGGAACTTGATAATATTCAGTGCAGCTAAAGATGGAAAAGTCTCTGGTCATTG GTATGGTTATGTCACCCCAGATGATGTGCCTGAATTGCTTGACCAACATATCATGAAGGGTGAGATCATAAAAAGGATTTCGAG GGGCCCAATGGGGTTAATTGATATCAGGGGCCGAATGAGGCGCCGAATGAGGATCCTTGGTGTTAAAGGGAAAAGCATCACTAGTGAGAAGGAAAATGTTGATTTCACGGGCCAAATGAGGACCCCTGATGTTAAAAACAAAAGCATCACTAGTGAGAAGGAAAATGTTGGATTCTTCACAAGAAAATGGAAGAAACTTGATATTTTTGCTGTCGTTGTTGTCGGGGTGGTGGCATCTGTAGCTGTGTCCTATATACAGCGTAAAAG GTTGTATTAA
- the LOC122609817 gene encoding uncharacterized protein LOC122609817 isoform X2, with product MQPRSTYNKKRSRESSNQSHQASATSVSTDTGEQSHRQACRRASVINNNSRVHTTTQQASVENIEQHLILPPEYMDIGDCTNTILTICEDTHLNEGDVLIFPDMILYRGLDASNIKSFVEQVLVKGKPWDIAEPEPVTGSYVFVCAHLKHDKWAAVCGPPLIERFNEEVEVKGLNNQVFVNPCSYIVGIAYAGNLIIFSAAKDGKVSGHWYGYVTPDDVPELLDQHIMKGEIIKRISRGPMGLIDIRGRMRRRMRILGVKGKSITSEKENVDFTGQMRTPDVKNKSITSEKENVGFFTRKWKKLDIFAVVVVGVVASVAVSYIQRKRLY from the exons ATGCAACCAAGGTCAACTTATAACAAAAAGCGGTCCCGTGAATCTTCAAACCAAAGTCACCAGGCGTCTGCAACCAGTGTCAGTACTGACACTGGGGAACAGTCACACCGGCAGGCATGTCGCCGTGCATCTGTGATAAATAACAACTCGAGGGTCCACACAACTACTCAACAAGCTTCGGTAGAAAATATTGAACAACACCTTATTCTTCCTCCAGAATATATGGATATTGGCGACTGTACAAAT ACCATCTTAACAATCTGCGAAGACACCCATTTAAATGAAGGAGATGTTTTAATTTTTCCTGACATGATCTTGTACAG GGGTTTGGACGCTTCAAACATTAAAAGCTTTGTCGAGCAAGTACTTGTTAAGGGTAAACCATGGGATATTGCAGAACCGGAGCCTGTGACAGGTTCATATGTATTTGTGTGTGCTCATCTCAAACACGATAAATGGGCAGCTGTTTGTGGACCACCTTTAATTGAGAGGTTCAATGAGGAGGTTGAAGTGAAGGGACTGAATAATCAGGTGTTTGTGAATCCTTGCTCATATATTGTGGGGATCGCATATGCAGGGAACTTGATAATATTCAGTGCAGCTAAAGATGGAAAAGTCTCTGGTCATTG GTATGGTTATGTCACCCCAGATGATGTGCCTGAATTGCTTGACCAACATATCATGAAGGGTGAGATCATAAAAAGGATTTCGAG GGGCCCAATGGGGTTAATTGATATCAGGGGCCGAATGAGGCGCCGAATGAGGATCCTTGGTGTTAAAGGGAAAAGCATCACTAGTGAGAAGGAAAATGTTGATTTCACGGGCCAAATGAGGACCCCTGATGTTAAAAACAAAAGCATCACTAGTGAGAAGGAAAATGTTGGATTCTTCACAAGAAAATGGAAGAAACTTGATATTTTTGCTGTCGTTGTTGTCGGGGTGGTGGCATCTGTAGCTGTGTCCTATATACAGCGTAAAAG GTTGTATTAA
- the LOC122610471 gene encoding uncharacterized protein LOC122610471, which yields MIQISHSGQISHSGQIKHDKWAAVCGPPLIERFNEEIEAKGLNNQVFVNPFSYIVGIEYAGNLIIFSAAKDGKVSGHWYGYVTPDDVPELLDQHIMKGEIIKRIWRGQMGISGVKNKSITEEEYVDFSGQMRIPGVTNKSITSEKENVDFRSQMPIKVTRTICLLRRYLQSAKTLV from the exons ATGATTCAG ATCTCGCACTCTGGTCAGATCTCGCACTCTGGTCAGATCAAACACGATAAATGGGCAGCTGTTTGTGGACCACCTTTAATTGAGAGGTTCAATGAGGAGATTGAAGCGAAGGGACTGAATAATCAGGTGTTTGTGAATCCTTTCTCATATATTGTGGGGATCGAATATGCAGGGAACTTGATAATATTCAGTGCAGCTAAAGATGGAAAAGTCTCTGGTCATTG GTATGGTTATGTCACCCCAGATGATGTGCCTGAATTGCTTGACCAACATATCATGAAGGGTGAGATCATTAAAAGGATTTGGAG GGGCCAAATGGGGATCTCTGGTGTTAAAAACAAAAGCATCACAGAGGAGGAATATGTTGATTTCAGCGGCCAAATGAGGATCCCTGGTGTTACAAACAAAAGCATCACTAGTGAGAAGGAAAATGTTGATTTCAGGAGCCAAATGCCTATTAAGGTCACGAGGACAATATGCCTATTAAg ACGGTATTTACAATCTGCGAAGACGCTCGTTTAA
- the LOC122579657 gene encoding uncharacterized protein LOC122579657, with translation MAVTCYRLWCLSHDKHIRRGGGIGMFIHISNNMYTETIKDTNIYIYIHISNNMYTESGLHRNFTIDHSVIDESDIINYGFQRPEMYAFNISGIVPPHERHVFLNYKTHRDWPYDFELSDSDPLPKLLIEVFEDNEDNMPKKTILTICEDTHLNEGDVLIFPDMILYRGLGASNIKSFVEQVLVKGKPWDIAKPEPVTGSYVFVCAHLKYDKWSAVCGPPLIERFNKEVEVKGMQNHVFVNPCSYIEGTLYAGNLIIFSAAKDGKVSGDWYGYVTPDDVPELLDQHIMKGEIIKRISRGPMGLIDIRGRMRRRMRILGVKGKSITSEKENVDFTGQMRTPDVKNKSITSEKENVGFFTRKWKKLDIFAVVVVGVVASVAVSYIQRKRLY, from the exons ATGGCTGTGACATGCTACCGTTTGTGGTGTCTTTCTCATGACAAACATATAAGAAGAGGAGGTGGCATAGGCATGTTCATACATATATCCAACAATATGTATACAGAGACAATCAAagacacaaatatatatatatacatacatatatccaaCAATATGTATACAGAATCAGGTTTACATCGCAATTTTACTATTGATCATTCCGTTATTGATGAAAGTGATATTATCAATTACGGATTTCAACGCCCAGAAATGTACGCATTTAACATCTCTGGAATCGTTCCACCACATGAACGCCATGTTTTTCTTAATTACAAAACTCATAGAGATTGGCCTTATGACTTTGAATTGTCCGATTCGGATCCCCTTCCGAAACTTTTGATTGAGGTTTTTGAGGATAACGAGGACAATATGCCTAAGAAg ACCATCTTAACAATCTGCGAAGACACCCATTTAAATGAAGGAGATGTTTTAATTTTTCCTGACATGATCTTGTACAG AGGTTTGGGCGCTTCAAACATTAAAAGCTTTGTCGAGCAAGTACTTGTTAAGGGTAAACCATGGGATATTGCAAAACCAGAGCCTGTGACAGGTTCATATGTATTTGTGTGTGCTCATCTCAAATACGATAAATGGTCAGCTGTTTGCGGACCACCTTTAATTGAGAGGTTCAATAAGGAGGTTGAAGTGAAGGGAATGCAGAATCACGTCTTTGTGAATCCTTGCTCATATATTGAGGGGACCCTATATGCAGGGAACTTGATAATATTCAGTGCAGCTAAAGATGGAAAAGTGTCTGGTGATTG GTATGGTTATGTCACCCCAGATGATGTGCCTGAATTGCTTGACCAACATATCATGAAGGGTGAGATCATAAAAAGGATTTCGAG GGGCCCAATGGGGTTAATTGATATCAGGGGCCGAATGAGGCGCCGAATGAGGATCCTTGGTGTTAAAGGGAAAAGCATCACTAGTGAGAAGGAAAATGTTGATTTCACGGGCCAAATGAGGACCCCTGATGTTAAAAACAAAAGCATCACTAGTGAGAAGGAAAATGTTGGATTCTTCACAAGAAAATGGAAGAAACTTGATATTTTTGCTGTCGTTGTTGTCGGGGTGGTGGCATCTGTAGCTGTGTCCTATATACAGCGTAAAAG GTTGTATTAA
- the LOC122609817 gene encoding uncharacterized protein LOC122609817 isoform X1, protein MYTHRNYTIDHSVIDESDIINYGFQRPEMYAFNISGIVPPHERHVFLNYKTHRDWPYDFELSDSDPLPKLLIEVFEDNEDNMPKKTILTICEDTHLNEGDVLIFPDMILYRGLDASNIKSFVEQVLVKGKPWDIAEPEPVTGSYVFVCAHLKHDKWAAVCGPPLIERFNEEVEVKGLNNQVFVNPCSYIVGIAYAGNLIIFSAAKDGKVSGHWYGYVTPDDVPELLDQHIMKGEIIKRISRGPMGLIDIRGRMRRRMRILGVKGKSITSEKENVDFTGQMRTPDVKNKSITSEKENVGFFTRKWKKLDIFAVVVVGVVASVAVSYIQRKRLY, encoded by the exons ATGTATACACATCGCAATTATACTATTGATCATTCCGTTATTGATGAAAGTGATATTATCAATTACGGATTTCAACGCCCAGAAATGTACGCATTTAACATCTCTGGAATCGTTCCACCACATGAACGCCACGTTTTTCTTAATTACAAAACTCATAGAGATTGGCCTTATGACTTTGAATTGTCCGATTCGGATCCCCTTCCGAAACTTTTGATTGAGGTTTTTGAGGATAACGAGGACAATATGCCTAAGAAg ACCATCTTAACAATCTGCGAAGACACCCATTTAAATGAAGGAGATGTTTTAATTTTTCCTGACATGATCTTGTACAG GGGTTTGGACGCTTCAAACATTAAAAGCTTTGTCGAGCAAGTACTTGTTAAGGGTAAACCATGGGATATTGCAGAACCGGAGCCTGTGACAGGTTCATATGTATTTGTGTGTGCTCATCTCAAACACGATAAATGGGCAGCTGTTTGTGGACCACCTTTAATTGAGAGGTTCAATGAGGAGGTTGAAGTGAAGGGACTGAATAATCAGGTGTTTGTGAATCCTTGCTCATATATTGTGGGGATCGCATATGCAGGGAACTTGATAATATTCAGTGCAGCTAAAGATGGAAAAGTCTCTGGTCATTG GTATGGTTATGTCACCCCAGATGATGTGCCTGAATTGCTTGACCAACATATCATGAAGGGTGAGATCATAAAAAGGATTTCGAG GGGCCCAATGGGGTTAATTGATATCAGGGGCCGAATGAGGCGCCGAATGAGGATCCTTGGTGTTAAAGGGAAAAGCATCACTAGTGAGAAGGAAAATGTTGATTTCACGGGCCAAATGAGGACCCCTGATGTTAAAAACAAAAGCATCACTAGTGAGAAGGAAAATGTTGGATTCTTCACAAGAAAATGGAAGAAACTTGATATTTTTGCTGTCGTTGTTGTCGGGGTGGTGGCATCTGTAGCTGTGTCCTATATACAGCGTAAAAG GTTGTATTAA